A stretch of the Opisthocomus hoazin isolate bOpiHoa1 chromosome 2, bOpiHoa1.hap1, whole genome shotgun sequence genome encodes the following:
- the KLC4 gene encoding kinesin light chain 4 isoform X4, translating to MSTMVYPREEKLDKLSQEEIISNTKLVMQGLEALKNEHNSILHSLLETIKCLKKDEEANLVHEKSNLLRKSVEMIELGLGEAQVMMALSNHLNAVESEKQKLRAQVRRLCQENQWLRDELANTQQKLQRSEQTVAQLEEEKKHLEFMNQLKKYDEDVSPSEEKEGDSAKDSLDDLFPNEEEEHGPGLPHQHSSAVAAAQQGGYEIPARLRTLHNLVIQYASQGRYEVAVPLCKQALEDLEKTSGHDHPDVATMLNILALVYRDQNKYKEAAHLLNDALSIREKTLGKDHPAVAATLNNLAVLYGKRGKYKEAEPLCKRALEIREKVLGKDHPDVAKQLNNLALLCQNQGKYDEVEYYYCRALEIYESCLGPDDPNVAKTKNNLASCYLKQGKYKDAEVLYKEILTRAHVKEFGSVDDEHKPIWMHAEEREEMSKSKHRDSAPYAEYGGWYKACKVSSPTVNTTLRNLGALYRRQGKLEAAETLEECAVRSRRQGIDPINQTKVVEILKEGDGTERRRSLGGSVKYENATDGSEEVSMGVEWSGDGSGTLQRSSSLGKIRDVIRRSSEMLVKKLQGNGPLEPRNTSMKRAASLNYLHKSSDASFEGTPGLRAESRGLSASSMDLSSHSSLLSSN from the exons ATGTCCACCATGGTGTACCCAAGGGAGGAGAAACTGGACAAGCTGAGCCAAGAGGAGATAATTTCCAACACCAAGCTGGTGATGCAAGGGCTGGAGGCACTCAAGAACGAACACAACTCCATCCTGCACAGCTTGCTGGAGACCATCAAGTGcctgaagaaagatgaagaagccAATCTCGTGCATGAGAAATCCAACCTGCTCCGCAAGTCAGTGGAGATGATTGAACTAGGGCTTGGAGAAGCTCAG GTGATGATGGCATTGTCCAACCACCTGAATGCTGTGGAGTCAGAGAAGCAGAAGCTGCGTGCTCAGGTGCGGAGACTGTGCCAGGAGAACCAGTGGCTGCGCGACGAACTCGCCAACacccagcagaagctgcagcgCAGTGAACAAACCGTGGctcagctggaggaggagaagaaacacCTTGAGTTCATGAACCAGCTGAAGAAGTATGATGAGGATGTCTCGCCTTCG gaggagaaggagggcgACTCCGCCAAGGACTCTCTGGATGATCTGTTCCcgaatgaggaggaggagcatgGTCCTGGGT tgccccaccagcacagcagtgcAGTGGCAGCTGCCCAGCAGGGAGGCTATGAGATTCCTGCGCGCTTGCGCACCCTCCACAACCTTGTCATCCAGTACGCCTCACAGGGACGCTACGAAGTGGCTGTGCCGCTCTGCAAGCAGGCGCTGGAGGACCTGGAGAAGACATCAGGCCATGATCATCCTGATGTGGCCACCATGCTCAACATCCTGGCGCTAGTGTACAG GGATCAGAATAAATACAAAGAGGCAGCACATCTCTTGAATGATGCGCTCTCCATCCGCGAGAAGACTCTGGGCAAAGACCACCCTGCG GTGGCAGCAACTTTGAACAATCTGGCTGTTCTCTATGGCAAGAGAGGGAAGTACAAAGAAGCAGAGCCACTATGTAAGCGAGCCCTGGAGATCCGCGAGAAG GTCCTAGGCAAAGACCATCCTGATGTGGCCAAGCAGCTGAACAATCTAGCCCTGCTGTGCCAGAACCAGGGCAAGTATGATGAGGTGGAGTACTATTACTGCCGGGCCCTGGAGATCTACGAGAGCTGCCTGGGTCCTGATGACCCCAACGTGGCCAAGACCAAGAACAACCTG GCCTCCTGTTACCTGAAGCAAGGCAAATACAAAGATGCAGAGGTGCTGTACAAGGAGATCCTTACCCGTGCTCATGTGAAGGAGTTCGGCTCTGTGGATG ATGAGCACAAGCCAATCTGGATGCATgcggaggagagagaggagatgaGCAAG AGCAAGCACAGAGACAGTGCTCCCTATGCTGAGTATGGCGGCTGGTACAAGGCCTGTAAGGTCAGCAG CCCGACTGTGAACACCACTCTGAGGAACTTGGGTGCGCTGTACCGACGCCAGGGCAAGCTAGAGGCAGCTGAGACCTTGGAGGAGTGTGCAGTTCGCTCTCGGCGGCAG GGCATTGACCCGATCAACCAGACAAAGGTGGTGGAGATCCTGAAGGAGGGCGATGGCACAGAGAGGCGCCGGAGCCTGGGGGGCAGCGTCAAGTACGAGAATGCCACAGACGGTAGCGAGGAAGTGAGTATGGGCGTGGAATGGAGCGGG GATGGCAGTGGCACCCTCCAgcgcagcagctccctggggaaAATCCGGGATGTGATACGGAGGAGCAGTGAGATGCTGGTCAAGAAGCTGCAGGGCAATGGCCCCCTGGAGCCCAGGAACACCAG CATGAAACGAGCCGCGTCATTAAATTACCTGCACAAGTCTAGCGATGCTTCGTTTGAG GGCACCCCAGGCCTGCGCGCCGAGAGCCGGGGCCTCAGCGCCAGCAGCATGGACCTGTCCTCCCAcagctccctgctctcctccaactga